TCTCAGTCCTCCCACTCCCACTGGCGGATGTCCACGAAGTGCCCAGCGATGGCCGCCGCCGCTGCCATCTGCGGGCTCACCAGGTGGGTGCGGCCGCCGCGGCCTTGGCGTCCCTCGAAGTTGCGGTTGGAAGTGGAGGCGCAGCGCTCGCCGGGTTGGAGGATGTCGGGGTTCATGCCCAGGCACATG
This genomic interval from Dehalococcoidia bacterium contains the following:
- a CDS encoding aconitase family protein; this encodes MCLGMNPDILQPGERCASTSNRNFEGRQGRGGRTHLVSPQMAAAAAIAGHFVDIRQWEWED